One Podarcis muralis chromosome 1, rPodMur119.hap1.1, whole genome shotgun sequence genomic window carries:
- the LOC144328475 gene encoding uncharacterized protein LOC144328475 — MAPKKVSTPKEASARLATSTKRPIRGPSQALRTSAPRQPVGRVQSLVASMAGDPEALSRFAADMDGFLQQCSSRPSTSARPPPPVGSSSPASSASSENGREGLSAGGVGVDSQLTQPHCLPAARGRSRRPHRASGRAAGGETPVAASTRRAVLTQPSDEVASGSGTSLVVSPHSAPGTSQLSPDSESSIEGSRPVPARESSGGKRRSSRSSLKRAKQRRGDSSSSHAAPSTSRQDPDSGSSIEDSLPVPSRRSSGGNRRRKRSSRRHAKRRRDDSSSSYTGTSSSSSDGEADSSIELYWGFGEAASGLPRWAWQRRANTHRARYGAVQECKDGVLVPDVKVSTNSARDVIPGSHLSTKLRARILNGRYVEIFKLAPPSEDQERVSSSRRRTGVPSADKTFERWLDCFQVFAGVVMAAYPRRSLHLLVYLSIVRSAFTKAGEKAAIKYDENFRRRAAKIPSARWDRKDLDVWTTYVAPLIDKKVPEQQKMRPGTFKTARRLTCWDFNKGSCQRQGCKFAHMCDRCNGLHPASSCYSGRRPFRGGKGGSQQTPKATPSASTPGTGK; from the coding sequence ATGGCTCCAAAGAAAGTTTCAACACCAAAGGAAGCTTCAGCCCGCCTTGCCACATCTACAAAACGGCCGATCAGAGGCCCATCACAGGCGCTTCGCACATCTGCTCCAAGGCAGCCAGTGGGGCGGGTACAATCCTTGGTGGCATCCATGGCCGGTGATCCAGAAGCCTTATCTCGCTTTGCAGCGGATATGGATGGTTTTCTTCAACAATGCTCCAGTCGGCCTTCCACGTCTGCCAGGCCGCCGCCTCCAGTGGGGTCATCATCACCGGCTTCGTCTGCTTCTAGCGAGAATGGAAGAGAAGGGTTATCAGCTGGGGGCGTGGGAGTGGATTCCCAGTTAACCCAGCCCCATTGCTTGCCTGCTGCTCGCGGCCGTTCCCGGAGGCCACACCGTGCCTCTGGGAGGGCTGCAGGGGGGGAAACCCCTGTGGCAGCTTCCACCCGCCGTGCTGTGCTCACTCAGCCTTCGGATGAGGTGGCTTCGGGTTCCGGTACCTCACTTGTTGTTTCTCCTCATTCAGCTCCAGGTACATCACAGCTGAGCCCTGATTCTGAGTCTTCCATCGAAGGCAGTCGACCAGTTCCTGCCAGGGAGTCCTCGGGCGGTAAACGTCGTTCCAGTCGGTCTTCACTGAAGCGTGCCAAGCAGAGGAGAGGCGATTCGTCTTCTTCCCATGCAGCCCCAAGTACTTCACGCCAGGACCCTGACTCCGGGTCCTCTATTGAAGATAGCTTGCCAGTGCCATCCAGGAGGTCATCAGGTGGAAATCGTCGCCGCAAGAGATCTTCGCGGAGGCACGCAAAACGGAGGAGGGACGACTCGTCGTCCTCTTATACCGGTACGTCTTCCTCTAGTTCTGACGGTGAGGCGGATAGTTCTATCGAGCTTTACTGGGGCTTTGGCGAAGCGGCCTCAGGGCTCCCTAGGTGGGCTTGGCAACGTCGGGCTAACACGCATCGGGCTAGGTATGGGGCAGTACAAGAATGTAAGGATGGCGTTTTGGTCCCCGACGTTAAGGTCTCTACCAATTCCGCCAGGGACGTCATCCCAGGTTCACATCTGTCAACTAAGTTGCGAGCTAGGATTTTGAATGGCCGTTACGTTGAGATTTTTAAGCTGGCCCCTCCTTCGGAGGACCAGGAGAGGGTGAGCTCTTCAAGGAGGCGCACTGGCGTGCCCAGTGCAGACAAGACTTTCGAGCGTTGGCTCGATTGTTTCCAAGTCTTTGCTGGAGTGGTCATGGCGGCGTATCCGCGGAGATCTCTTCATTTGCTAGTTTACTTATCTATTGTTCGCTCTGCTTTCACCAAAGCGGGTGAAAAAGCTGCGATCAAATATGATGAGAATTTCAGGCGTAGGGCGGCTAAGATTCCCTCGGCCCGATGGGATCGTAAAGATCTTGATGTGTGGACCACTTATGTGGCTCCGCTCATTgataaaaaggtgccagaacagcAGAAAATGAGGCCAGGGACCTTTAAAACCGCACGTCGCCTAACATGCTGGGATTTTAATAAGGGTTCTTGCCAGCGCCAGGGGTGCAAATTTGCTCACATGTGTGATAGGTGCAATGGTTTGCACCCTGCTTCTTCTTGTTATTCTGGCAGGCGGCCCTTTCGCGGAGGGAAAGGGGGTTCTCAGCAGACCCCCAAAGCAACCCCCTCCGCTTCAACCCCGGGGACAGGAAAATAA